One segment of Cottoperca gobio chromosome 24, fCotGob3.1, whole genome shotgun sequence DNA contains the following:
- the stum gene encoding protein stum homolog, with the protein MAQKEGGGRVKTGDHLGAKVIAGAPTAGGGVVVEVREKKGPLRAAIPTMPFPLAVICLFLNTFIPGLGTFISAFTVLCGARSELISERGVCCVFWLNVAAALIQILTAVIMVGWIMSIFWGMDMVILAISDGYRDQGLPQDV; encoded by the exons atggcccagaaagaaggaggagggcGTGTTAAGACCGGGGACCATCTTGGGGCCAAAGTCATTGCTGGGGCTCCTACAGCCGGTGGAGGAGTGGTGGTGGAGGTCAGGGAGAAGAAGGGACCTCTGCGGGCTGCGATACCCACAATGCCCTTCCCTTTGGCTGTCATCTGTCTGTTTCTGAACACCTTCATACCTGGACTCG GTACCTTCATCTCAGCGTTCACGGTGCTGTGTGGCGCTCGCAGCGAGCTGATCTCAGAGCGaggtgtttgttgtgtgttttggctCAACGTGGCAGCAGCACTCATCCAGATACTGACAGCTGTAATCATGGTCGGATGGATCATGAGCATCTTCTGGGGAATGGACATGGTCATCCTGGCAA TTTCTGATG gCTATAGAGACCAGGGTCTTCCTCAGGATGTCTGA
- the LOC115004028 gene encoding atypical kinase COQ8A, mitochondrial-like: MLSIQDDAFINPQLAKIFERVRQSADFMPIKQMTKALNSDLGANWRDKLESFEERPFAAASIGQVHLAKMKDGREVAMKIQYPGVAQSINSDVNNLMTVLNISNALPDGLFPEHLIDVMRRELTLECDYIREAQCAKKFRELLKDQEFFYVPEVIEELSGSYVLTTELVPGFPLDQADSLTQDLKNEICENILKLCLRELFEFRYMQTDPNWSNFFYDPQTHRVALLDFGATRGFDRSFTDAYVEVIRSAAEGNREGVLKKSIEMKFLTGYESKAMMQAHVDAVMILGEAFASTDTFEFGSQSTTERIHNLIPVMLKHRLTPPPEETYSLHRKMGGSFLICARLNAKLSCKDMFQTIYQKYWEGRTPPSH, translated from the exons ATGCTCAGCATTCAAG ATGATGCATTCATCAACCCCCAACTCGCCAAGATCTTTGAGCGTGTAAGACAGAGTGCTGACTTCATGCCAATCAAGCAAATGACA AAAGCGTTGAACAGTGACTTGGGTGCTAACTGGCGAGACAAGCTGGAATCGTTTGAGGAGCGTCCGTTTGCAGCGGCATCTATCGGCCAAGTTCACCTGGCGAAGATGAAGGACGGCAGGGAGGTGGCCATGaaaatacag TACCCCGGTGTGGCTCAGAGCATCAACAGCGACGTCAACAACTTGATGACGGTGTTGAATATAAGCAATGCCCTGCCTGATG GTCTGTTTCCAGAGCACCTGATAGACGTAATGAGAAGAGAGCTAACACTAGAGTGCGATTACATTAGAGAAGCCCAGTGTGCAAAGAAGTTCAG GGAGCTTTTGAAGGACCAAGAGTTCTTCTACGTACCAGAGGTGATCGAGGAGCTGAGCGGCAGCTATGTCCTGACCACAGAGCTTGTCCCCGGGTTTCCTCTCGACCAGGCTGACAGCCTCACGCAGGATCTGAAGAACGAG ATCTGCGAGAACATCTTGAAGTTGTGCCTCAGAGAGCTGTTTGAGTTCAGATACATGCAGACTGACCCAAACTGGTCCAACTTCTTCTAtgatccacagacacacagg GTGGCACTGTTGGACTTTGGAGCCACGAGAGGATTCGATAGGAGTTTCACAGACGCCTACGTGGAG GTAATCCGTTCAGCTGCTGAGGGCAACAGAGAGGGAGTTCTGAAGAAATCTATCGAGATGAAGTTCCTGACCGGGTATGAGTCCAAG GCAATGATGCAAGCCCACGTGGACGCAGTGATGATCCTCGGCGAAGCCTTTGCCTCCACAGACACGTTCGAGTTCGGCTCTCAGTCCACCACCGAGAGAATCCACAACCTCATCCCTGTGATGCTCAAACACCGGCTCACCCCGCCTCCCGAGGAGACGTACTCACTCCACCGCAAGATGGGAGGCTCATTCCTTATCTGTGCCCGGCTGAATGCAAAGCTGAGTTGTAAGGACATGTTCCAAACAATATATCAAAAGTACTGGGAAGGCCGCACACCGCCCTCTCACTAA